A genomic stretch from Phoenix dactylifera cultivar Barhee BC4 unplaced genomic scaffold, palm_55x_up_171113_PBpolish2nd_filt_p 000412F, whole genome shotgun sequence includes:
- the LOC103719371 gene encoding uncharacterized protein LOC103719371 isoform X2: MEERGNLSPNQNANPNPPNQEAGAPPPAAAAAAPPAKKRKLEDGGFRNTPYYKIRSLVRDLRPLFLETPDFRNGKAAHDIRNQMKIMLELLKQLNTDITAEEEKRAAQTQSGEAPNVSDNIMAQKRPQGAKVTEVTEFAKQLEEVVQETYMIGGSPVGWNFLVYPGSKPLYYGVTKANVLARRAAK, translated from the exons ATGGAAGAACGCGGCAATCTCTCTCCAAACCAAAACGCCAACCCCAACCCTCCGAACCAGGAAGCGGGGGCGCcaccgccggcggcggcggcagcggctCCTCCGGCAAAGAAGAGGAAGCTGGAGGATGGGGGGTTCAGGAACACCCCCTACTACAAGATTCGCTCCTTGGTCCGAGATCTTCGCCCTTTGTTCCTCGAG ACCCCTGACTTCCGGAACGGCAAAGCAGCTCATGACATTCGAAACC AGATGAAGATTATGTTGGAATTGTTAAAGCAACTGAATACTGATATAACAGCAGAGGAAGAAAAGCGGGCAGCACAAACTCAATCTGGTGAGGCACCTAATGTATCGGACAATATCATGGCACAGAAAAGACCTCAAGGAGCAAAGGTTACGGAGGTAACAGAATTTGCAAAGCAACTGGAAGAAGTGGTTCAGGAGACTTACATGATTGGTGGATCTCCAGTTGGTTGGAACTTTCTTGTTTACCCTGGAAGTAAACCACTTTATTATGGTGTAACAAAAGCCAATGTTCTGGCACGCCGAGCTGCCAAGTAA
- the LOC103719371 gene encoding uncharacterized protein LOC103719371 isoform X1: MEERGNLSPNQNANPNPPNQEAGAPPPAAAAAAPPAKKRKLEDGGFRNTPYYKIRSLVRDLRPLFLELLQTPDFRNGKAAHDIRNQMKIMLELLKQLNTDITAEEEKRAAQTQSGEAPNVSDNIMAQKRPQGAKVTEVTEFAKQLEEVVQETYMIGGSPVGWNFLVYPGSKPLYYGVTKANVLARRAAK; this comes from the exons ATGGAAGAACGCGGCAATCTCTCTCCAAACCAAAACGCCAACCCCAACCCTCCGAACCAGGAAGCGGGGGCGCcaccgccggcggcggcggcagcggctCCTCCGGCAAAGAAGAGGAAGCTGGAGGATGGGGGGTTCAGGAACACCCCCTACTACAAGATTCGCTCCTTGGTCCGAGATCTTCGCCCTTTGTTCCTCGAG CTTCTCCAGACCCCTGACTTCCGGAACGGCAAAGCAGCTCATGACATTCGAAACC AGATGAAGATTATGTTGGAATTGTTAAAGCAACTGAATACTGATATAACAGCAGAGGAAGAAAAGCGGGCAGCACAAACTCAATCTGGTGAGGCACCTAATGTATCGGACAATATCATGGCACAGAAAAGACCTCAAGGAGCAAAGGTTACGGAGGTAACAGAATTTGCAAAGCAACTGGAAGAAGTGGTTCAGGAGACTTACATGATTGGTGGATCTCCAGTTGGTTGGAACTTTCTTGTTTACCCTGGAAGTAAACCACTTTATTATGGTGTAACAAAAGCCAATGTTCTGGCACGCCGAGCTGCCAAGTAA